The DNA segment AGCACGGCGGCGCAGACCGTCGCCTACTTCGGCAAGCTCGGGCTGAGCGCGTTCGACGCGGTGCTCCTCCTGGGCGCGCACACCGTCGGCGCCACGCACTGCGGCGCGATCAAAGACAGCCGGCTGTACAGGtacggcggccgcgccggcgcgaCGGACCCGGCGCTGGACCCGTACTACGCGTTCGTGTACAAGACGTGGGTGTGCCCCAACGCGGCGGCGTCCGACGGCAACGTCGTCTTCCTCGACGACCAGTGGAGCGCGCTGCGGGTGGACAGCAACTACTACAAGCTGCTGCAGCGCCACCGCGGCGTGCTCCCCTGCGACCAGAACCTCTACGGCGACGGCTCGACGCGGTGGATCGTCGACCTGCTCGCCAACAACTCCGACCTCTTCCCGTCGCTCTTCCCGCAGGCGCTCATCAAGCTCGGCGAGGTCAACGTGCTCACCGGAACTCAGGGAGAGATTCGCAAGGTCTGCAGCAAGTTCAACTGATTAACTGATTTGATGGCCATTATTCGGTGCTCGATCGTTCAGTTCGTCCTATTTTTTGTTCTCCTCATATGATCATCAGATATCCATATGATCGATGCATTATGCGGTTATGCCCTTGCCATCTTTTTGTTAACTTTCGTTTGATTCATTTAATTTAACCGTGACATACTGGTCGATGCAATAACGTTTGCACGCATGTACAACAAGTTTTGTATGCATGTATGATTTGAAGTATCAAATAATTTGGAAGTGAAATTCACTAGCTCTTATATACCATTGGATGGTTGCTGTTTAATTTGATCACCTTTGCTTCCCCTCTCGAGCTGCTAAATTGCACACTTTTTTACGGTGAGTGGTGGAACCAGAAAAATGTTTTAGCCTTggcaaattttaaaataactagtAGTATTTGCTATATAAATTTCATCATTGATTTACACATCAATATTAAAATTCAGTGGAGTTTTCGTCGCTCAGGCTAGCCGGACGGTGACTCCACCCCAGTCCACGGCTAGGTGCAAAGTGGCATCAGAGGGCTGCCACCCAAGGTAATAAAATAGTGGGGTTGGTAGCGGATTAGGTGTCTAAGTAGCAGATTGTACATAGCGGACACTAAGTTTCAATAgtgaaattcaaaaataaaaaatcatgcaGTTAGATTGTATATCAATATTAGCATCAAGTTTCactaaaaatttataaatttagaaTACATACTTAATTACTCATACATTTCATTCCACCTAGTTGCTGCAATCTCGCCACCATTCACCACTGTCGCATCCATCGATAGGTGCAGACCGAGTCGCTCCCCCACCCCCTCAACCACTCCTACGATCGATTTTCTCTGGTCGCCAGCGATAGCTGATGATCACCACCCCGCCTATGCATCACCCGCTTCATCGATCTTTCCCACGCTGAGGATAACAGGAATTCAGGATTCCGCGTTTGAGGGTTGGCGAAAAAATAAGGGACTCGATGCAtattctccctccctcctccccccagctgtctcctctcctccacgttGGCTAGCCACATCGATAAGTAGACCAAGTCAAATGGGGTTTAGACAAGCCATATACGGCTAAGCAAGATTATGGACCAAAAATGTGTTTTGGGAGTTTGGAAACCTGCCTGACACACCTttacaagtttaagaaccgctCGTGCATTTATATCATATATGTAGTATTTTAATAGAAGCTAGTGGCGGGGTGAGTGATGGATCTGCCATCGCCCTCCCACGACCAACTCATTATATCATAAAATCATTATATTTGTTAAACTAATTCTAATAAAAATTATAGTTAAGTCACACCACATAGGCTTAAAAAGGAGAGTCACAAGTTACATCCTCTATCTGTTTCTAATAGATGGCGTTATTTACTTTTGAACacatatttgatcatttgtcttattcaaatattttattaaaatatgtaaTTACCACTTATTTTATTGTCAGTTTGTTTATCATTAAATACACTTTAAGCCtaacttttacatatttatacatttttcaaataagactaATAGTCAAAGGTATATTCAAAAAGTTTACGGCATTATCtattgaaaaaaagagagtattATTTTACTGGATTTAGTTATTAATTCGAAACACATTTTTCTGCTGCAATAATAGAACAAGGTAAGCACAGCAAGGATTTTTAAAACAAACCGAGGAAGGATTTCTAATACATCGATTTTTTGTTCATGGAGCAGAGCACATGACAATGTGTATCAAACAGTACAATTCAGTTCATGGAGCTGAGCACGTCTCAATTCAGTCATTTTTCTTATTGAAATTTGCCTCCATAAtacgaaaaaaaattgaaaatatatttttatttttcatattttgcatttatataaatgtccgagattaatttgcaaaaatatacccaATCCGCAGAATAGGTGTGCGGGAGCGACCGGTCCCGCAGGCTGGGGATGCGGTATCACGCCGGTCCCGTAGGACAGGCGGGCGGCACCATGGTGGTTTTCATGCCGAGCGCTCCCCGCGGCTCCCACACGCGTCttcggaaaacggagcagtagattggcacgtgattaattaattattagtttttttttcaaaaatggattaatataattattttaagcaactttcgtataaacacttttttttttgtaaaaaatgcaccgtttagtaatttgaaaagcgtgtgcgcgaAAAAGGAAGGAGATGAGTTGGAAAAATTAGGGGAATAACACAGGAACCGGATCGCTCCCGCATATTGGATGCGCGGGATCGGTCCCTCTCTCCCGCATGGCGGATGCGCGGGACTGCCACTCCGTCCTTTCCACATTGTGAATACATgtcccgcacggaaaacggaacagtACATTAGCACgtgataaattaattattagttaacttttttttcaaaaatggattaatatgatattttcaaGCAACTTtagtatagaaactttttgtaaaaaatacaccgtttaacagtttgaaaagcgtgcgcgtggaaaattGAAGAAGATGTGTTGGAAAAAATTGGGGGATTAACATGGAATAACACGAGACTCGCTCGGTACCACGCGCTAGAACCGCGGGACCGCGCTGGTCCTACGCCGCTGTTATGTGGTACCGCCGCGCTCACCCGCGTAGCTGACgtccccatcgctcccgcgtaTCGGCGCTGCGGTACCGACTCGGTCCCGCAGTCTGGCCGTGCGGGACCGATTCGGTCGCGCATCTCGGTTCCGCGTGACCGACTCGAGTGTACGGTTCGTCCTCGCTCCCGCTCAACCATTCCGCAGATTagatatatttttgcaaattaatcTCAGACAAGTATATAaatgcaaaatataaaaaataaaagtatattttcaatttttttcctccATCATACTAAACCTGTTGTACATGTTGTTACAGCCAAAATTACATACTGATTAAATAAATCGAACATCAGCTCAACAAAAAAGaatgtaaaaaagaaagaaaggtgGAAGCATCAGATCGACCATGATCATATCAAAACTCAGAAGAAGCGGACAACACGTTAAAGAGAAAATTGAGACGGATAATACGACAAAGCGAAACGAAGAATTAATGGCGATCAAATCAGTTAATAATTAGTTGAACTTGCTGCAGACCTTGCGGATCTCTCCCTGAGCTCCGGCGAGCACGTTGACCTCGCCGAGCTTGATGAGCGCCTGCGGGAAGAGCGACGGGAAGAGGTCGGAGTTGTTGGCGAGCAGGTTGACGATCCACTTCGTCGAGGCGCCGTCGCCGTAGAGGTTCTGGTCGCAGGGGagcacgccgcggcggcgctgcagctGCTTGTAGTAGTTGCTGTCCACCCGCAGCGCGCTCCACTGGTCGTCGAGGAAGACGACGTTGCCGTCGGACGCCGCCGCGTTGGGGCACACCCACGTCTTGTACACGAACGCGTAGTACGGGTCCAGCGCCGGGTCCGtcgcgccggcgcggccgccgtaCTTGTACAGCCGGCTGTCCTTGATCACGCCGCAGTGCGTGGCGCCGACGGTATGCGCGCCCAGGAGGAGCACCGTGTCGAACTCGCCCAGCCCGAGCTTGCGGAAGAAGGCGACGGACTGCGCCGCCGTGCTGTCCGGCGCCGGCAGGACCACGTCGGAGGCCCTCGACTGGCGGCGGTCCCTCCGCCCCGTGCGCACCGCGTACGGCTgcccgccggcgagcgcgacggcgtcgCGGGTGGCGAGGATCTGGATGTCGGAGCAGGACACCACGCCGGGGCACCGCCTCTCCAGCTCCGCCTTGATGTCGGCGATGAGGTCGTAGCCCTTCACGCTCAGGTTCGGCGACGCCGCCTTCTCCGTGCCGGGACCGTCGATCAGCAGCCCGCCATCGCATCCCTGCAAGAGATCATCATCCATGGATGTTCAGCTTCAGCCACGATCATATCAATCATCCAATCACCTAGAGATTGGCACGTACATTGACGGCGCACTCGTGGAACTGCATGCGGAGGAGGTAGGCGACGATGGGGGCGTCGCGGGCGAAGCGTGCACGGACGATGCCCTGCACGACCGCCTCCACGTCGTTGGCGCCGCACTTGCCCTTGTAGAACCCGTTCTGGAGCTGCGCGtggccgacgccggcgagccccaGCAGTACGGCGGCCGCCACCATTAGCGCCGCCGTGGCTACCCTCGTTATGATCGCCATTGTTGTTGCCTTACCTTGTCAGTTAGTAGTCGATCTAGTGCTAGCTGCTTGCTGAGGCTTGAGCTAGGTAGACTAGGGTGAAGCCTATTTATAGGAGATTGTTTGGCTTAGACACAATGACATGGCCATGGTCTCGTCGTCTATTGAGTTATGCGAGCTTAGTTGTTTACTATATGTTTGGTCATGGCGATCACGTAGGCATGCAGCCACACGACCCGGCTTCATATTTTTGTTGAACATGGGAGCTGATATGCTTTGCAAGCTGTATCTGAAAGGGGTGTATGTATGATCCTTCTGC comes from the Oryza glaberrima chromosome 9, OglaRS2, whole genome shotgun sequence genome and includes:
- the LOC127785347 gene encoding peroxidase 57-like, coding for MAMARVATAALMVAAAVLLGLAGGGHAQLQNGFYKGKCGANDVEAVVQGIVRARFARDAPIVAYLLRMQFHECAVNGCDGGLLIDGPGTEKTASPNLSVKGYDLIADIKAELERRCPGVVSCSDIQILATRDAVALAGGQPYAVRTGRRDRRQSRASDVVLPAPDSTAAQTVAYFGKLGLSAFDAVLLLGAHTVGATHCGAIKDSRLYRYGGRAGATDPALDPYYAFVYKTWVCPNAAASDGNVVFLDDQWSALRVDSNYYKLLQRHRGVLPCDQNLYGDGSTRWIVDLLANNSDLFPSLFPQALIKLGEVNVLTGTQGEIRKVCSKFN
- the LOC127785399 gene encoding peroxidase 57-like; its protein translation is MAIITRVATAALMVAAAVLLGLAGVGHAQLQNGFYKGKCGANDVEAVVQGIVRARFARDAPIVAYLLRMQFHECAVNGCDGGLLIDGPGTEKAASPNLSVKGYDLIADIKAELERRCPGVVSCSDIQILATRDAVALAGGQPYAVRTGRRDRRQSRASDVVLPAPDSTAAQSVAFFRKLGLGEFDTVLLLGAHTVGATHCGVIKDSRLYKYGGRAGATDPALDPYYAFVYKTWVCPNAAASDGNVVFLDDQWSALRVDSNYYKQLQRRRGVLPCDQNLYGDGASTKWIVNLLANNSDLFPSLFPQALIKLGEVNVLAGAQGEIRKVCSKFN